Proteins encoded by one window of Lathyrus oleraceus cultivar Zhongwan6 chromosome 1, CAAS_Psat_ZW6_1.0, whole genome shotgun sequence:
- the LOC127104162 gene encoding uncharacterized protein LOC127104162, which produces MAELEALKRILTYVTEKKIKLVLEAEENMVVEAYVSKKEDILAIEPEPPDKSVVTKGNVNMQCLDCIYDDEPLGFEKDPRAPEEMRLQDPLEEVDLGENGDKRPTYISANIDKELKSENEDFKWQEEHQEAFDKIKEYLTKPPVLAPPVRNMPMRYSDIEKLCLCLYFSCMKLKQYIKPVDVYVSSHFDIIKHMLSKPILNSRIGKWALALTEYSLTYVPLKAMKGQVVADFLVDHSMVELPQNYVDTVPWRLYFDGSRHKNGSGMGGVIISPDGIPAEFNYIIEGVCTNNEAEYESLITGLEFLLESGARNVKIMGDFELVIKQVSKEYRCVKENLIMYFVITIRLLKRFDQVSLQHIPRKENQRANDLAQEASVYKASKD; this is translated from the exons ATGGCTGAGCTAGAAGCTCTAAAGAGGATTTTGACATACGTTACCGAGAAAAAAATAAAATTGGTcctagaggctgaagaaaacatggttgtcgaagcctaTGTTTCAAAGAAAGAAGATATTTTGGCTATTGAGCCAGAGCCTCCAGATAAGTCAGTTGTGACTAAAGGAAACGTCAACATGCAATGTTTAGATTGTATTTATGACgatgaacctttagggtttgaaaaagatCCAAGGGCGCCAGAAGAGATGCGACTACAAGACCCCTtagaagaagtcgaccttggcgaaaATGGCGACAAGAGGCCAACATACATCAGCGCCAACATCGACAAAGAGTTAAAATCTGAG AATGAAGATTTTAAGTGGCAAGAAGAGCAtcaagaggctttcgacaaaattAAAGAATATTTAACTAAGCCTCCAGTACTGGCCCCTCCTGTTAGGAATATGCCAATGAG gtatagtgatatagagAAACTATGTTTATGCctgtatttttcttgtatgaaaCTAAAACAATATATTAAGCCCGTTGATGTGTATGTATCTtctcactttgatattattaagcaCATGTTGTCTAAACCAATTTTGAATAGTCGAATTGGTAAATGGGCTTTGGCATTAACGGAGTATTCTCTGACTTACGTGCCCTTAAAAGCGATGAAAGGGCAAGTGGTGGCAGATTTCCTagtcgaccattcaatggtcgaatTGCCTCAAAATTATGTAGACACAGTGCCATGGAGATTGTACTTCGATGGTTCAAGACATAAGAACGGATCTGGGATGGggggagtcataatttctccagatggaattccagcagagttcaaCTACATAATTGAAGGAGTATGCACaaacaatgaagcagaatatgaatcTTTGATCACAGGACTTGAATTTCTGCTGGAATCGGGGGCAAGGAATGTCAAAATTATGGGAGACTTTGAGTTAGTAATTAAACAGGTATCGAAAGAATACAGGTGTGtcaaagaaaatttaatcatgtattttgtgaTTACCATCAGACTACTCAAGAGATTTGACCAAGTAAGCCTCCAACATATACCACGGAAAGAGAATCAGAGAGCAAACGATTTGGCGCAGGAAGCTTCAGTGTATAAAGCGTCGAAAGACTAG